The DNA region CATTTCCAGTCTTCCTAGGCTAGACAGATGGTTTCCCCTCCTTTCGGACTTCCCATCTCCCTGAATTCATTCAAGaaaaccagagagagagacagacagacagacagagacaggcagacacgggggggggggggaagagagagagagagagagagagagagagagagagactctgatTCAGGTCACCACTATCTTGTGCCCCACTCAGGGAGGCCCCAGCTGTATCCAGATATCCAGAGCCTCTCTCATAGGATCCCAAACTGAAGAATTTCAAGGGAGGGCAGACTCATCTGATGCCCTCCATCACATGCATCAAGCACCTCTTCCAGTGTAACttaccctttctcttccttccattcaGGCTCCCCCATAATGGCAGGCATCTGCCTGATTTGGGATCGATGTGGGGGCTTGAGCCCCAGGTGAGTGCAGTCCTTCTATTCCCTCCACTGCTGGACCACCCTGGAATAGATTGGTAATTAATACACTAGAGGATTTGCATGTTTTTTATATGATTTGAAGACACTCTGGGACCTAGCCATAGAGACTCTCCATATCCCTTAAAATCTAACCTAGAAAAAATGTCTGGATTTTGCTTACTTCCTCCTCTGTACACCCTATGCCTCCTGCTTCCCTAGCCCAGCAGTTGTCTGTGGagtcagctttcttttttttctttctttgaggcaattgtggttaagtgatttgctcagggtcacacaactagtaagtgtcagagatcagatttgaactaaggtcctcctgattccaggacaggtgttctatccactacaccacctagttacCCACTGTGGAGTTGGTTTTCTGAGGCTCCATATTCTACTCTCTCTTGGGCTCCTCCAGGTGTGAATCCTTCCTACAGAGTCTCTCCTATTTCCTCCACTGCTCACCACTGGCAGCTAACTGGACCCATCTGGAGAGGCATGGGAGTATCCAGGCCCTGCCGATCTGTGCTGCCTTCTGTGACCAGTGGTAAGACAGGGATAAGCTCAAGGATATGGGTAAGGACTTCAGAGGACTTACCTTAATGGAGAAGTGGTTCCTAGTGCAGTTTGGAGTCTGGGGCAATTCTAGGGAGGGACCTGACATGGGGAAAGGTGCAGGAATGAGTCAGTACTAAGGGTTAAGTAAGGAAGTAGACATTTCAATTAAGGTGCATTGAAGCTTCTATCTTCAAGTCCTTTCCTAGTCGTTCCTGATCAAGATGATGCTACTCATCTAGCTTCAGTAGAGGGTGAAGGAAGCTCAGACCCCAGTGGGTCATTCCATGTCGGGGCATGGTGATTAAATTCCAGAAGCAGGAAGGATTGGAGCACCTTCATGGTGGGGTATAGAGACCTGCCTAGCAGTATGTTGCCTGGGGAGATTGGTCTAGGGAGGCTGTGGGAAACAAAGTTGGATGAGTGGGACCACAAGGCAGAAAATTCTGAATACCTAGTTTAGAGCTAGTAACCATGCAATATTGACTAAAGGAAGAAAGAGTGTGGTCAGAGCCTGACTTCAGGACAGGattcagaaagacaaagaaagatggatggatgcTGAGGAGAGGTTAGCTgttcaatagtccaggtgagagaagGAAACAAGAGTCCAGGATTGGGAGTCAGAACATTGGTGCTCCACTCCGGGCTGCTCAGTTTTGACAGCTCAGATGAGGCCCTCTCTGCTCTGGGATGCGGAGATAAAGGTTGGGGCTAGACTACCTAAGTCCCTTCCGTTTCTGAAACCATGATTCCCTAGTCCTCTCTCTCCCTACTCAGGTTTTCAGCCTGCAGAGATGATCTGACCTGTGGTCGGAATTGGCTCTCCCAACTAGAAGGAGGGATCTGTGAGGGTGGTTGTCTCACCTTTGAACAGGTGAGAACCCACCCAAAGTCCAGTCCCAAGTGGCCACAGGTGCTGCCAGGTcacgtcccccccccccccacactctCCCATGGTCTTGACCAAGCCCTTTCACGTCCACACCTATCCTTCCTCCAAATATTGGCTAGGCCCTTTCTTGCTTGCTTTGGCTCTGGCCTAGTTCCCTTTATAGAGACACTAAATATGAACCTCATATCCTCTCTTGCCCCCATTCCATGTCTGGCATCACCCTATGAGTGGGGCCTTGCCTCCCAGGCTGTCCTAGAACCCACTTCATCAATGCCTCTGTCTCTTCTCGCCTTAGTCTCACCCTCCTACCATTAAGTGTAGCCCCACCCCTCTCATCCACTATGGACCCCGTTCTAACCTGGGCTGATCCTGCAGACCTTCCTGGACGCCAAAGACCTGTGTGGTTCTGCGCTGGGAGACTACCTGGCTGCTGCTCCTGCTCCCTGTCCCTGCCTTCAGCTCTCCATCTCTGACCCGCAGCCGCCTGACCCAGAGTCCTCATTCGGCATCGCCTGCCCAGCCTGGCCACTGCCCCGAACCCGAGGGCGCGAGAGCAACCGGCTCAAACGTGCGCTGCTCCTTCCGCCTGGGGAACTCGGCAgtggcagcggcagcggcagcggcagagGCCCCTAGAGGGTGCGCTGTGCCCCGGGTGCGGGGAgccaggagaggaagaaggggagatttAGGGTTGAGAGGTGGAAACCATGATAACCATTCAGCACGCGGGCGGAATCAGTGAGAAGTCTCCTCTCAACAGCTGTCCCTCCCCCAACTTCAGCTACAGGCTTCGCGACGCTGCGCCGCCAGATTTTGTTCTCAGACCCCAGAGTAAACAACCCAAGCAGTGGAATACGGCACTGACTCCTTGAATAAAATGCCCAGCTAAAGAGACCAAGACTCAGTTGTTACTTGGGGGGTGGGAATAGGGGTGGGGGTGCTTAGGAGGCATTATGGTCTAGGGGTCTCCCCAGAGTCTGGGAGCCACAGGCTGTAATCTAGGGGATGGGGCATGGGACTCTTCCATCCCTACACAGCCCCAGTCTTCAGGTACATATATATGGTGGAAAGATTCACACTATGTTTCAGGGACAACAGATCTCCATCCCAGGTTTGGGCCTTTTCTCTGCTaagacagtggaaagaatactttatttggagtcaaaggacctgggttagaatccaaACTCTGGTTGTTGCTACTTATGTAacattggggaagtcacttagatTCTCTAggtctattttctcatttgtaaaaggaaggggttggactacacTCTCAGAGGCCTGACTTGTGCCATAGCCCTCCCATGCTTTGGTTTAGATTATTCCCCACCCCATTCCTATTATGCACCCTCATTTCATCTAATAAATCCCTTCAATCATGTGCCATTATCCAAAGATCTCAGTCTTTTCCCTGACACTAATGGTTCCTGGCTGTGGACTCATTCAGGACCAAGTCTTGGGAAACTGGCCTCTAAAAGAAGGgttgcttttttatatttgtctctGGTTCATTCATTATACCCCACCACACACAGTCCAGAATAGGtctatggggtgttcagggaggattagcacctctggtgtgagggcctgccaagcccttttcagcaCTTTTCAGGGTTACACATGTACCTTTGGTGTTCATCTGGCACTCAACTCTAACCTGCGGCTCCAAGAATCTGTAGCATgcgcagcagccacaccccataAAACCATTTctgcagatgagctaaaccaggttgaggataattggcaggcctcaaacctgtcaatgagttagagggatgtttactccaagcacatgaagacttcctctggcagaatgggtagatgagaacgatttgttccaatggccatgaaggtggctgaaataggtgctgtggagtgtttagagcttggccagacattgaaaacaccaaagacttatccactgcattctgagccattgccagtcatcttgacttttgccttgccactggactttggtgactctggaagagagactgaggctgacgACTTGCccaactcttcctcacttaaatccagtccattgacaagtcaagacaccaccccataatgtcattggtctACCTCAAAAGCAAAtgatcaataacaaaaacaacaaaccccAGAACAGAACTTTGAGGAAAATCTTTTAAACAGATCTTAGGTTTGTCTCATATCTAGAGTTTCTCTAGAAGAGAATGACTGACTCCCATCTAGAAAGGTATCCAATAGGGTAGAGGAAAAATGTATTTCCTCCACTAcaaaagaaatgttttgaaacacacacacacacacatacacacaaacacgcacacacaaaagACTTATGAGCCCATAGTGACAACTACTTAAGACATGAAACAGCAACTCATAACTCTTATACTTCTTGCAGGTTGATGCTTAAAGCATTGTAGGATTTTGTACTGTCCAAACAGCACATTCAAGGTCCAGATCTTCTGGTAAATCAAGGCAGACTTGTTAGGTTTGTCCTCCTGACCAGGTGGTCATCTGCTTCTTTGAGGGGATTAGAAATCATCTCTTGCTGCCAGGCACCcagacttcaatgactctagacATCATAAGTCCCCTATATAGATTGCCAAGGTTTGAAATGTCCATCTCAGGATCACTCTTTGGTCATTTGTGCTCAGGCAGGAAAGGAAACATGAAGCAGAATATGCAACAAGAGTTTTGAAAAACACTCAGACTTACCTAAAAGAAACAcatgctctctttttctttcacttaaGATTATAAAATTCTAAACTTAAATATGAAAAAGGATGGTATTTATAAAtacccagtagaatataaaaatAGGATTCTATATAAaactgaatctccatttcatgccacatacttttattcttttgtatttttgaaataaatttttgttggagtcctaccaaattatttttacgacacaaatatggtgctgatacctaaaacaggaagagccaaaacagagaaagaaaattatagagcaatttccctagtgaatattgatgaaaaaattgaaataaaacatgagcaaagagattacagaaatttatcaccaggataatatGCTATGaacaggtgagatttataccaagaatgtgaggctggttcaatgttaggaaaactatcagcataattgaccatatcaataacaaactaacagaaatcttatgattatttcaatagatgcagaaaaagcttttgacaaaatacagcaccccttcctattaaaaacactagagagagagagagaacataggaataagtggagtttTACtttaaatgataagtagcatctaagcattatatgtaatgaggataaggtagaagctttcccaataaaacCAGGGGTGAAACAAATATGCCCATTATCCTTTTTTtgtgggagggaaggcagggcaattggcgttaagtgacttgcccaaggtcacacagctagtaagtgtgtcaagtgtctgaggccggatttgaactcaggtcctcctgactccagggc from Trichosurus vulpecula isolate mTriVul1 chromosome 1, mTriVul1.pri, whole genome shotgun sequence includes:
- the RTBDN gene encoding retbindin, with the protein product MAGICLIWDRCGGLSPRCESFLQSLSYFLHCSPLAANWTHLERHGSIQALPICAAFCDQWFSACRDDLTCGRNWLSQLEGGICEGGCLTFEQTFLDAKDLCGSALGDYLAAAPAPCPCLQLSISDPQPPDPESSFGIACPAWPLPRTRGRESNRLKRALLLPPGELGSGSGSGSGRGP